A section of the Papio anubis isolate 15944 chromosome 2, Panubis1.0, whole genome shotgun sequence genome encodes:
- the LOC101012072 gene encoding suppressor of cytokine signaling 5-like: protein MDKVGKMWNNFKYRCQNLFGHEGGSRSENVDMNSNRCLSVREKNISIGDSTPQQQSSPLRENVALQLGLSPSKNSSRRNQNCATEIPQIVEISIEKDNDSCVTPGTRLARRDSYSRHAPWGGKKKHSCSTKTQSSLDADKKFGRTRSGLQRRERRYGVSSVHDMDSVSSRAVGSRSLRQRLQDTVGLCFPMRTYSKQSKPLFSNKRKIHLSELMLEKCPFPAGSDLAQKWHLIKQHTAPVSPHSTFFDTFDPSLVSTEDEEDRLRERRRLSIEEGVDPPPNAQIHTFEATAQVNPLYKLGPKLAPGMTEISGDSSAIPQANCDSEEDTTTLCLQSRRQKQRQISGDSHTHVSRQGAWKVHTQIDYIHCLVPDLLQITGNPCYWGVMDRYEAEALLEGKPEGTFLLRDSAQEDYLFSVSFRRYNRSLHARIEQWNHNFSFDAHDPCVFHSSTVTGLLEHYKDPSSCMFFEPLLTISLNRTFPFSLQYICRAVICRCTTYDGIDGLPLPSMLQDFFKEYHYKQKVRVRWLEREPVKAK from the coding sequence ATGGATAAAGTGGGGAAAATGTGGAATAACTTCAAATACAGGTGTCAGAATCTCTTCGGTCATGAGGGAGGAAGCCGTAGTGAAAATGTGGACATGAACTCCAACAGATGTTTGTCTGTCAGAGAGAAAAACATCAGCATAGGAGACTCAACTCCTCAGCAACAAAGCAGTCCCTTAAGAGAAAATGTTGCCTTACAACTGGGATTAAGCCCTTCAAAGAATTCTTCAAGGAGAAATCAAAATTGTGCCACAGAAATCCCTCAAATTGTTGAAATAAGCATCGAAAAGGATAATGATTCTTGTGTTACCCCAGGAACAAGACTTGCACGAAGAGATTCCTACTCTCGACATGCTCCATGGGGTGGGAAGAAAAAACATTCCTGTTCTACAAAGACCCAGAGTTCATTGGATGCTGATAAGAAGTTTGGTAGAACTCGAAGTGGACTTCAAAGGAGAGAGAGGCGCTACGGCGTAAGTTCTGTACACGACATGGACAGTGTTTCCAGCAGAGCTGTAGGAAGTCGCTCtctgagacagaggttgcaggatACTGTGGGCTTGTGTTTTCCCATGAGAACTTACAGCAAGCAGTCAAAGCCTCTCTtttccaataaaagaaaaatccatctgTCTGAATTAATGCTTGAGAAATGCCCATTTCCTGCTGGCTCAGATTTAGCCCAAAAATGGCATTTGATTAAACAGCATACAGCTCCTGTGAGCCCACATTCAACATTTTTTGATACATTTGATCCATCTTTGGTTTCTACAGAAGATGAAGAAGATAGGCTTAGAGAGAGAAGGCGGCTTAGTATTGAAGAAGGGGTTGATCCCCCTCCCAATgcacaaatacatacatttgaAGCTACTGCACAAGTTAATCCATTATATAAACTGGGACCAAAGTTAGCTCCTGGAATGACTGAAATAAGTGGGGACAGTTCTGCAATTCCACAAGCTAATTGTGACTCGGAAGAGGATACAACCACCCTGTGTTTGCAGTCACGGAGGCAGAAGCAGCGCCAGATATCTGGAGACAGCCATACCCATGTTAGCAGACAGGGAGCTTGGAAAGTCCACACACAGATTGATTACATACACTGCCTCGTGCCTGATTTGCTTCAAATTACAGGGAATCCCTGTTACTGGGGAGTGATGGACCGTTATGAAGCAGAAGCCCTTCTCGAAGGGAAACCTGAAGGCACGTTTTTGCTCAGGGACTCTGCGCAAGAGGACTACCTCTTCTCTGTGAGCTTCCGCCGCTACAACAGATCCCTGCATGCCCGAATTGAGCAGTGGAATCACAACTTTAGTTTCGATGCCCATGACCCCTGTGTATTTCACTCCTCCACTGTAACAGGACTTTTAGAACATTATAAAGATCCCAGTTCGTGCATGTTTTTTGAACCATTGCTTACTATATCACTAAATAGGACTTTTCCTTTTAGCCTGCAGTACATCTGTCGCGCGGTAATCTGCAGGTGCACTACGTATGATGGAATTGATGGGCTCCCTCTACCCTCAATGttacaggatttttttaaagagtatcaTTATAAACAAAAAGTTAGAGTTCGCTGGTTAGAACGAGAACCAGTCAAGGCAAAGTAA